In Hymenobacter aquaticus, a single window of DNA contains:
- the rpoN gene encoding RNA polymerase factor sigma-54, which yields MQRLDMKQLLSQKLSPQQIQFIKLLQIPTAELEARIKEELEVNPALEEGDENTDDELEDQERDDDSDEDADDYDDPDSEFDNDDNTLDEDFDAGSEEQPEVEVPTKDEGPEETTKDNDELDLGDYLNDDEIAGYKMQGDGPGEPDDDREMPLADTGASLTDSLLDQLGFADLDEKQEAIGRQLIGSIDGDGYIRRDLSAIANDLAFSQNIEADEAEIEGVLHLIQSFDPAGIAARDLQECLLLQLERRHQDAVTEHAEQILHDTFDEFTKKHYQRIQQKLDLEEDELKDAIALILKLNPKPGGTGPVGMGKVQYIIPDFILTNDNGVFNLTLNARNAPDLRVAPAYTEMFQTYDKAAKKDKKMKEAVTFVKQKLDSARWFIDAIKQRQQTLLRTMDSIVRYQHDFFLEGDESKLRPMILKDIATEIGMDISTVSRVANSKSVQTEFGIYPLKYFFSEGIATDSGEDASSREVKHILKEIIEGESKNRPLSDDKLEKMLNARGYNIARRTVAKYREQLNIPVARLRKEL from the coding sequence ATGCAAAGACTTGACATGAAGCAGCTTCTCTCCCAGAAGCTGTCTCCCCAACAGATACAGTTCATTAAGCTGCTGCAAATTCCGACAGCAGAGCTGGAGGCGCGCATCAAGGAAGAGCTGGAGGTGAACCCCGCCCTGGAGGAAGGCGACGAGAATACCGACGACGAGCTGGAAGACCAGGAGCGCGACGACGACTCGGACGAGGACGCCGACGACTACGACGACCCCGATTCGGAGTTCGACAACGACGATAACACCCTGGATGAGGACTTCGACGCCGGCAGCGAAGAGCAGCCCGAAGTTGAGGTACCAACCAAGGACGAAGGCCCCGAGGAAACCACCAAGGACAACGACGAGCTGGACCTGGGCGACTACCTCAACGACGACGAAATAGCGGGCTACAAGATGCAGGGCGACGGGCCCGGCGAGCCCGACGACGACCGGGAAATGCCCCTGGCCGACACCGGCGCCTCCCTCACCGACTCCCTGCTCGACCAGCTGGGCTTTGCCGACCTCGACGAGAAGCAGGAAGCCATTGGCCGCCAGCTCATCGGCTCCATCGACGGCGACGGCTACATCCGGCGCGATTTGTCGGCCATTGCCAACGATTTGGCTTTCTCCCAGAACATTGAGGCCGACGAAGCCGAAATCGAGGGCGTGCTGCACCTGATTCAGAGCTTCGACCCGGCCGGCATTGCCGCCCGCGACCTGCAGGAGTGCCTGCTGCTGCAGCTGGAACGCCGGCACCAGGATGCGGTGACCGAGCACGCCGAGCAGATTCTGCACGACACCTTCGACGAGTTTACCAAGAAGCACTACCAGCGGATTCAGCAGAAGCTGGACCTGGAAGAAGACGAGCTCAAGGACGCCATTGCCCTGATTCTGAAGCTCAACCCCAAGCCCGGCGGCACCGGCCCCGTGGGCATGGGCAAGGTGCAGTACATCATCCCGGACTTTATCCTGACCAACGACAACGGCGTGTTCAACCTCACGCTGAACGCGCGCAACGCCCCGGACCTGCGGGTGGCCCCGGCCTACACCGAGATGTTCCAGACCTACGACAAGGCGGCCAAGAAGGACAAGAAGATGAAGGAGGCCGTCACGTTCGTCAAGCAGAAGCTGGACTCGGCCCGCTGGTTTATCGACGCCATCAAGCAGCGCCAGCAAACCCTGCTCCGCACCATGGACTCCATCGTGCGCTACCAGCACGACTTTTTCCTGGAAGGCGACGAAAGCAAGCTACGCCCCATGATTCTGAAGGACATAGCCACCGAAATCGGCATGGACATCAGCACCGTGAGCCGGGTGGCCAACTCCAAGTCGGTGCAGACGGAGTTTGGCATCTACCCGCTGAAATACTTTTTCTCCGAGGGCATTGCCACCGACTCGGGCGAGGATGCCAGCTCGCGCGAGGTGAAGCACATCCTGAAGGAAATCATTGAGGGGGAAAGCAAGAACCGGCCCCTGAGCGACGACAAGCTGGAAAAGATGCTCAACGCCCGCGGCTACAACATTGCCCGCCGCACGGTGGCCAAGTACCGCGAGCAGCTCAACATTCCGGTGGCTCGCCTGCGCAAGGAGCTGTAG
- a CDS encoding T9SS type A sorting domain-containing protein — protein MKTALRAVSGIQWVCASLLTIGVAAGSFSLQQLSAPHRPAPHGLNSAAEEEEEEEEEKRRDRPDLALAQDAAFTRDPATGTVPRERLLVAHEQIEQMLDERASRRAIGGSLSAANWTEKGPSNIGGRVRSILIDPADASGNTVWAASVGGGLWKSTNAMATTPTWTRVNDLFGNLAITTLAVDPGNSDIMYFGTGEGFGNADAIRGLGIWKSTDHGVTWAQLASTSNSSFYYVNKIVVDGAGRIYAANTNGGLRRSTDGGATWTAVLFTTTSVGDVDINPSTGAVYAASGPGTTGQGIFRSPSGDAGTFTNLNTLPGNGLPPSGTTTRVEVALAPSAPDQMYAMFCSGGGGTPAITRNTLYGIYRSADGGNTWQALPKPNDADTGIPDADFTRTQAWYDLEIAVSPTDPGTVFVGGVDIFKTSNGTTATAANVTWRQVTHWYGGFGFQNIHADQHAITFLPGSGAIAFFGNDGGVARTANASAITPTLTHINSGLNVTQFYSVAAHPTDYSYFLAGAQDNGTQQFRSTSGTTTRDINGGDGAFCFIDEDQPQYQFATYVFSNIYRTSTGGAETQFPETVFESNTGSFINPMEYDSKANVLYFSYGSTTLGRIIRATGPIGNATTGPAQSTITLPSGSGTVTHVAVSPNVDNRVYVGTNTGRVIRIDNANGTATATTIYNYGSSVSISGVAVERSAVTPDPDQHILVTIANYGATSVQQTTNGGTSWASAEGNLPDMPVRWVIFDPTGGKRAMVATELGVWSTDDLTAASVVWQVSNTNLANVRVDMLRVRKADRMVVAATHGRGVFTSNVFIVNPLPVELTSFTGQPTEAGVALRWQTASEHGSRSFEVERAAEGQAFQVVGSKPAAGTSSTARTYNFLDETVGTGKYAYRLHQLDQDGSASYSPVVTVTMTASATPLLTSAFPNPFSDQLTLQLREPVRGDIVTTLTNVQGSVVYRARQQSVGRQVPLAMPATLAAGSYLLTVQAEGQKATRRVVRR, from the coding sequence TTGAAAACAGCTTTACGCGCTGTAAGCGGCATCCAATGGGTATGCGCCAGCTTACTTACTATTGGGGTTGCCGCCGGTAGCTTCAGCCTGCAACAACTCTCCGCGCCCCACCGCCCGGCTCCCCACGGACTGAACTCCGCCGCAGAAGAAGAAGAGGAAGAGGAAGAGGAGAAACGCCGTGACCGGCCCGACCTGGCGTTAGCTCAGGATGCCGCCTTCACCCGCGACCCGGCCACGGGCACGGTGCCGCGCGAGCGGTTGCTGGTCGCCCACGAGCAGATTGAGCAGATGCTCGACGAACGGGCCAGCCGCCGGGCAATCGGGGGCAGCCTGAGCGCGGCCAACTGGACCGAAAAAGGCCCCAGCAACATCGGGGGGCGGGTGCGGTCCATTCTCATCGACCCGGCCGATGCCAGTGGTAATACCGTGTGGGCCGCGTCTGTGGGCGGCGGGCTCTGGAAATCGACCAACGCTATGGCCACCACGCCCACCTGGACGCGCGTCAACGACTTGTTCGGTAACCTGGCCATCACTACGCTGGCCGTAGACCCGGGCAATTCCGACATCATGTATTTTGGGACCGGCGAGGGTTTTGGCAACGCCGATGCCATCCGGGGCCTGGGTATCTGGAAATCGACGGACCACGGCGTAACCTGGGCCCAGCTGGCCAGCACCTCGAATAGCTCGTTCTATTACGTCAATAAGATTGTCGTTGACGGGGCAGGACGCATTTATGCGGCCAATACCAACGGCGGCCTGCGGCGCAGCACCGATGGCGGCGCTACCTGGACGGCCGTGCTCTTTACTACTACCAGCGTGGGCGACGTAGATATCAACCCAAGCACCGGGGCGGTATACGCTGCCAGTGGCCCTGGTACTACGGGACAAGGCATCTTCCGCTCGCCGAGTGGGGATGCCGGGACGTTTACTAATCTCAACACGCTGCCCGGTAATGGCCTGCCACCCAGCGGAACTACCACCCGGGTAGAGGTGGCGCTGGCCCCAAGTGCTCCGGACCAGATGTATGCCATGTTCTGCAGCGGCGGCGGCGGCACCCCGGCTATTACCCGTAACACCCTCTACGGTATCTACCGCAGTGCCGACGGCGGCAATACCTGGCAGGCCCTCCCAAAGCCGAACGACGCTGATACGGGTATTCCGGATGCCGACTTTACCCGCACCCAGGCCTGGTACGATTTGGAAATAGCCGTGTCGCCGACGGATCCGGGTACGGTGTTCGTGGGGGGAGTAGATATTTTCAAAACCTCCAATGGCACTACTGCCACCGCCGCCAACGTAACCTGGCGGCAGGTAACGCACTGGTACGGCGGCTTTGGCTTCCAGAATATTCACGCCGACCAGCACGCCATTACCTTTCTGCCCGGCTCGGGTGCCATAGCTTTCTTCGGCAATGATGGGGGCGTGGCCCGGACCGCCAATGCCTCGGCTATTACTCCCACGCTGACACACATCAACTCGGGGCTCAACGTCACGCAGTTCTACAGTGTAGCGGCTCACCCCACCGATTACAGCTACTTCCTGGCCGGGGCCCAGGACAACGGCACCCAGCAGTTCCGCAGCACCAGCGGCACTACCACCCGGGACATCAACGGCGGGGACGGCGCCTTCTGCTTTATCGACGAGGACCAGCCGCAGTACCAGTTTGCTACCTACGTCTTCAGCAACATCTACCGTACCTCCACGGGCGGTGCGGAAACGCAGTTTCCCGAAACCGTATTTGAGTCGAATACGGGCTCTTTCATCAACCCGATGGAGTACGACAGCAAGGCCAACGTGCTGTATTTTTCCTACGGCTCCACTACGCTGGGACGGATTATCCGGGCGACGGGCCCCATTGGCAACGCCACGACCGGCCCGGCCCAGTCGACGATTACGCTGCCCTCCGGCTCGGGTACGGTGACGCACGTGGCCGTGTCGCCGAACGTGGACAACCGCGTGTACGTGGGTACCAACACGGGGCGGGTTATCCGGATCGACAACGCCAACGGTACGGCCACGGCCACGACCATCTATAACTACGGTTCCAGCGTTTCGATTTCCGGCGTCGCCGTGGAGCGCAGCGCCGTAACCCCCGACCCCGACCAGCACATCCTGGTGACCATCGCCAACTACGGCGCTACCAGCGTGCAGCAAACCACCAACGGCGGCACTTCCTGGGCTTCGGCCGAAGGCAACCTGCCCGATATGCCGGTGCGCTGGGTGATTTTTGACCCCACCGGCGGCAAGCGGGCTATGGTGGCCACCGAGCTGGGCGTCTGGAGCACCGACGATCTGACGGCCGCCTCCGTGGTGTGGCAGGTGTCTAACACCAACCTGGCCAACGTGCGCGTGGACATGTTGCGGGTGCGTAAAGCCGACCGGATGGTAGTAGCCGCCACGCACGGCCGGGGTGTTTTCACCTCCAACGTCTTTATCGTCAACCCGCTGCCGGTGGAGCTGACCAGCTTCACGGGCCAGCCTACCGAAGCGGGCGTCGCGCTGCGGTGGCAAACGGCCTCGGAGCACGGCTCGCGCAGCTTTGAAGTAGAGCGGGCCGCTGAAGGCCAGGCTTTCCAAGTGGTTGGCTCGAAACCGGCGGCGGGCACCAGCAGCACGGCCCGCACCTACAACTTCCTCGACGAGACGGTGGGCACGGGTAAATACGCGTACCGCCTGCACCAGCTCGACCAGGACGGCTCGGCTTCCTACTCGCCCGTCGTCACCGTGACGATGACGGCCAGTGCCACGCCGCTGCTCACCAGTGCTTTCCCGAACCCCTTCAGCGACCAGCTGACCCTGCAGCTGCGCGAGCCGGTGCGCGGCGACATCGTTACGACCCTCACCAACGTGCAGGGCAGCGTGGTGTACCGCGCGCGCCAGCAAAGCGTCGGCCGGCAGGTGCCGCTGGCCATGCCAGCTACGCTGGCGGCGGGCAGCTACCTGCTCACGGTGCAGGCCGAGGGGCAGAAAGCAACGCGCCGCGTGGTGCGTCGCTAA
- the uvrA gene encoding excinuclease ABC subunit UvrA, translating to MAKKTTASIPSAKSAAPVVAPPVPQPQRAADVEAPFIEVYGAREHNLKNVSVQIPRGQLVVFTGISGSGKSSLAFDTIYAEGQRRYMETFSAYARSFMGGLERPDVDKIEGLSPVISIEQKTTSRNPRSTVGTITEIYDFLRLLYARTAEAFSYATGAKMIRQSDEQIINYILKHFADKKLVVLAPVVKGRKGHYRELFQQIAKLGFTKVRVDGELLDITPKMQVDRYKIHDIEIVIDRLKATKEDRFRLSGSVQNSLTHGKGTMLVLDSDSGKTQFFSRFLMDPTTGIAYDDPAPNTFSFNSPYGACPTCNGLGEVQEITEESVMPDKKLSISRGGIAPLGEYRDIWIFQQLSTILKRHKASLSTALDKLPADLLEKLLYGVEEEEGADPKKAGYVEPFEGIIPFLRRQMDSDSENIRAWIQEYTQAKECPECHGYRLKKESLHFKIADKNIGELSVMDIAQLAQWFEGLEDRISDRQNLIARELLKEIRKRIGFLLEVGLEYLNLHRSVRTLSGGESQRIRLATQIGTQLVGVLYIMDEPSIGLHQRDNERLIKALQHLRDIGNSVIVVEHDKDMIMNADYVLDIGPGAGIHGGSIVAHGSPTEIFESGSLTSQYLSGQKHIELRRQKRKGDGGQLVLKGATGHNLKNVTAKFPLGKLVAVTGVSGSGKSSLIHDTLYPILNQHFFNAKRDPLPYQAIEGLELIDKVIEVDQSPIGRTPRSNPATYTGVFTEIRSLFASLPEAKIRGYGPGRFSFNVKGGRCETCEGAGMRTIEMNFLPDVHVPCESCKGRRYNRETLEVRFKGKSITDVLDMTVEKAVEYFENQPRILRKIQVLNEVGLGYLTLGQQATTLSGGEAQRVKLATELGKKDTGKTFYILDEPTTGLHFEDINHLSDVLQKLVDKGNTVLIIEHNLDLIKVADHIIDLGPEGGGGGGTIVAQGTPEQVAKVKKGHTARFLAEELKVSKYAEA from the coding sequence ATGGCCAAGAAAACGACTGCCTCTATTCCTTCTGCCAAATCAGCTGCTCCCGTCGTAGCGCCGCCCGTGCCGCAGCCGCAACGGGCCGCCGACGTGGAAGCGCCTTTCATTGAGGTGTACGGGGCCCGGGAGCACAACCTCAAAAACGTATCAGTCCAGATTCCGCGGGGTCAGCTGGTGGTCTTCACCGGTATTTCGGGCTCGGGCAAGTCCTCGCTGGCTTTCGACACGATTTACGCCGAAGGCCAGCGCCGCTACATGGAGACGTTTTCGGCCTACGCCCGCTCCTTCATGGGCGGCCTGGAGCGTCCCGACGTCGACAAAATCGAGGGACTGTCGCCGGTTATCAGCATCGAGCAGAAGACGACCTCGCGCAACCCCCGCTCCACGGTGGGTACCATCACCGAGATTTACGACTTCCTGCGCCTGCTCTACGCCCGCACCGCCGAGGCCTTTAGCTACGCCACGGGGGCTAAAATGATTCGGCAGAGCGACGAGCAGATCATCAACTACATCCTCAAGCACTTCGCCGACAAAAAGCTGGTGGTGCTTGCGCCCGTAGTGAAAGGCCGCAAAGGCCACTACCGGGAGCTGTTCCAGCAGATTGCCAAGCTGGGCTTTACCAAGGTGCGCGTCGATGGGGAGCTGCTCGACATCACGCCCAAGATGCAGGTGGACCGCTACAAAATCCACGACATCGAAATCGTCATCGACCGGCTCAAGGCCACCAAGGAAGACCGGTTCCGCCTCTCGGGCTCGGTGCAGAACTCCCTGACCCACGGCAAGGGCACGATGCTGGTGCTGGATTCGGACTCGGGTAAGACGCAGTTTTTCTCGCGCTTCCTGATGGACCCCACCACCGGCATTGCCTACGACGACCCGGCGCCCAACACCTTCTCGTTCAACTCGCCCTACGGCGCCTGCCCCACCTGCAACGGCCTGGGCGAGGTGCAGGAGATTACCGAGGAAAGCGTGATGCCCGACAAGAAGCTCAGCATCAGCCGCGGCGGCATCGCGCCCCTGGGCGAATACCGCGACATCTGGATTTTCCAGCAGCTGAGTACCATCCTCAAGCGCCACAAGGCCAGCCTTTCCACCGCCCTCGACAAACTGCCCGCCGACCTGCTCGAAAAGCTGCTCTACGGGGTAGAAGAAGAGGAAGGCGCCGACCCCAAAAAGGCCGGCTACGTGGAGCCCTTCGAAGGCATCATTCCCTTCCTGCGCCGGCAGATGGACTCCGACTCGGAAAACATCCGGGCCTGGATTCAGGAGTATACCCAGGCCAAGGAGTGCCCCGAGTGCCACGGCTACCGCCTCAAGAAGGAGTCGTTGCACTTCAAGATTGCCGATAAGAACATTGGCGAGCTGTCGGTGATGGACATTGCCCAGCTGGCCCAGTGGTTTGAGGGCCTGGAAGACCGGATTTCGGACCGCCAGAACCTGATTGCCCGCGAGCTGCTCAAGGAAATCCGGAAGCGCATCGGCTTTTTGCTGGAAGTGGGCCTGGAATACCTGAACCTGCACCGCTCGGTCCGCACTTTGTCGGGCGGGGAGTCGCAGCGCATCCGCTTGGCCACCCAGATTGGCACCCAGCTCGTGGGCGTGCTCTACATCATGGACGAGCCCAGCATCGGCCTGCACCAGCGCGACAACGAGCGGCTCATCAAGGCCCTCCAGCACCTGCGCGACATCGGCAACTCGGTCATCGTGGTGGAGCACGACAAGGACATGATTATGAATGCCGACTACGTGCTGGATATTGGCCCCGGGGCCGGTATTCACGGCGGCAGCATCGTGGCCCACGGCTCACCCACCGAGATTTTCGAGTCGGGCAGCCTGACTTCGCAGTACCTGAGCGGGCAGAAGCACATCGAGCTGCGCCGCCAGAAGCGCAAGGGCGACGGGGGCCAGCTGGTGCTGAAAGGCGCCACCGGGCACAACCTCAAAAACGTGACGGCCAAGTTCCCGTTGGGAAAGCTGGTAGCCGTGACCGGCGTGTCGGGCTCGGGCAAGTCGTCGTTGATTCACGACACGCTCTACCCGATTCTCAACCAGCACTTCTTCAACGCCAAGCGCGACCCGCTGCCCTACCAGGCTATTGAAGGCCTAGAGTTGATTGACAAGGTAATCGAGGTCGACCAGTCGCCGATTGGGCGCACCCCGCGCTCCAACCCGGCCACATACACCGGCGTGTTCACCGAAATCCGCAGCCTGTTTGCCTCCTTGCCCGAGGCTAAGATCCGGGGCTACGGACCGGGCCGCTTCTCCTTCAACGTGAAGGGCGGCCGTTGCGAAACCTGCGAAGGGGCCGGCATGCGCACCATCGAAATGAACTTCCTGCCCGACGTGCATGTGCCCTGCGAGAGTTGCAAAGGCCGGCGCTACAACCGCGAAACCCTGGAAGTGCGCTTCAAGGGCAAGAGCATCACCGACGTGCTCGACATGACGGTGGAAAAGGCCGTGGAGTATTTCGAAAACCAGCCCCGGATTCTGCGCAAGATACAGGTGCTGAACGAAGTAGGCCTGGGCTACCTCACCCTGGGTCAGCAGGCCACCACGCTGAGCGGCGGCGAGGCTCAGCGTGTGAAGCTGGCTACGGAGCTCGGCAAGAAGGACACCGGCAAAACCTTCTACATCCTCGACGAGCCCACCACCGGCCTGCACTTTGAAGACATCAACCACCTCTCCGACGTGCTCCAGAAGCTGGTCGACAAGGGCAACACGGTCCTTATCATCGAGCACAACCTGGACCTGATCAAAGTCGCCGACCACATCATCGACCTCGGCCCCGAGGGCGGCGGGGGCGGCGGGACCATCGTGGCCCAGGGCACGCCCGAGCAGGTAGCCAAGGTCAAGAAGGGCCACACGGCCCGCTTCCTGGCCGAAGAGCTCAAAGTCAGCAAGTATGCCGAGGCGTAG
- the asnS gene encoding asparagine--tRNA ligase, which translates to MSVRRSSVQELLQSQELEREVVVKGWVRTRRGNKYVQFIAVNDGSGFNSIQVVADAENFPEEKLKADGVENGAAVMVRGKLVASQGKGQSVEIQAAEITVYGKADTETYPLQKKGHSLEFLREIAHLRPRTNTFGAVLRIRHAMAFAVHQYFNDRGFYYVHTPIITGSDAEGAGQMFRVTTLPDQNPPLTEDKSGLDYKQDFFGKQTNLTVSGQLEGEIAAMALGKVYTFGPTFRAENSNTARHLAEFWMIEPEVAFNELPDNMDLAEDFLKYLVRYALENCQDDLKFLNEQYDKELLGRLQFVVDNDFQRLTYTEAVEILKGAKQKFEFPVEWGTDLQSEHERYLVEKHFKKPVILIDYPKDIKAFYMKLNDDDKTVRAMDVLFPGIGEIIGGSEREESLEKLTKRMAEMHVPEHELWWYLELRKYGTAPHAGFGLGFERLMLFVTGMGNIRDVIPFPRFPKSAEF; encoded by the coding sequence ATGTCTGTCAGAAGGTCGAGTGTGCAGGAGCTGCTCCAGAGCCAGGAGCTGGAGCGCGAGGTGGTGGTGAAAGGCTGGGTGCGTACCCGCCGGGGCAACAAATACGTGCAGTTCATTGCCGTCAACGACGGTTCCGGCTTCAATTCCATTCAGGTGGTGGCCGACGCCGAAAACTTCCCCGAGGAAAAGCTTAAGGCCGATGGCGTCGAAAACGGCGCGGCCGTGATGGTGCGCGGCAAGCTGGTGGCCTCGCAGGGCAAAGGCCAGAGCGTGGAAATCCAGGCCGCGGAAATCACCGTGTATGGCAAGGCTGATACCGAAACCTACCCGCTGCAAAAGAAAGGTCACTCGCTCGAATTTCTGCGCGAAATAGCCCACCTGCGCCCCCGCACCAACACGTTTGGGGCCGTGCTGCGCATCCGGCACGCCATGGCCTTCGCCGTGCACCAGTACTTCAACGACCGGGGCTTCTACTACGTGCACACGCCCATCATCACGGGCTCCGACGCGGAAGGCGCCGGCCAGATGTTCCGCGTGACCACGCTGCCCGACCAGAACCCGCCCTTGACCGAGGACAAGTCGGGCTTGGACTACAAGCAGGACTTCTTCGGCAAGCAAACCAACCTGACCGTTTCGGGGCAATTGGAAGGCGAAATTGCCGCTATGGCTCTGGGTAAGGTCTACACGTTCGGACCCACGTTCCGGGCCGAAAACTCCAACACGGCCCGTCACCTGGCCGAGTTCTGGATGATTGAGCCCGAAGTAGCTTTCAACGAGCTGCCCGACAACATGGATCTGGCCGAGGACTTCCTCAAGTATCTGGTGCGCTACGCCCTGGAAAACTGCCAGGACGACCTCAAGTTCCTCAACGAGCAGTACGACAAGGAGCTGCTGGGCCGCCTGCAGTTCGTGGTGGATAACGACTTCCAGCGCCTGACCTACACCGAGGCCGTCGAAATCCTGAAAGGGGCCAAGCAGAAGTTCGAATTCCCCGTGGAGTGGGGTACCGACCTGCAGAGCGAGCATGAGCGGTACCTGGTCGAGAAGCACTTCAAGAAGCCCGTTATCCTGATTGACTACCCCAAGGATATCAAGGCGTTCTACATGAAGCTCAACGACGACGACAAAACCGTGCGGGCCATGGACGTGCTCTTCCCCGGCATCGGCGAAATCATCGGCGGCTCGGAGCGCGAGGAAAGCCTGGAGAAGCTCACCAAGCGCATGGCCGAAATGCACGTGCCCGAGCACGAGCTGTGGTGGTACCTGGAGCTGCGCAAGTACGGCACCGCGCCCCACGCCGGCTTCGGCCTGGGCTTCGAGCGCCTGATGCTGTTCGTGACCGGTATGGGCAACATCCGGGACGTCATTCCCTTCCCGCGCTTCCCCAAGAGCGCCGAGTTTTAG